In Sporosarcina psychrophila, a genomic segment contains:
- the purF gene encoding amidophosphoribosyltransferase, whose protein sequence is MLAELRGLNEECGVFGIWGHEDAAQISYYGLHALQHRGQEGAGIVTKEGKKFHVIKGEGLVNEVFSGNEINDLKGNSAIGQVRYSTENGRGIENVQPLVFRSTTGSLSVAHNGNIVNAVELREHLERQGSIFQTNSDTEVLAHLIKKSSGSLTQRDRVKKALSMLKGAFAFVILTDDGLMVAQDPNGLRPLSLGKLGDAWVVASETCAFDLIGAEWVRSVEPGELIIINDKGLQSDRFAKAADSAMCSMEYVYFARPDSDIDGINIHSARKRCGKRLAREVHIEADVVTGVPDSSISAAIGFSEESGIPYELGLIKSRYVGRTFIQPTQEMRERGVKMKLSPVRQVVNGKRVVMVDDSIVRGTTSKRIVNLLKEAGATEVHVVIASPPLVSPCFYGVDISTDSELIATNRTVDEIRELIGADSLTFLSAEGMVEAIGRPDKTKNCGQCLACFTGEYPTEIYSDTVLPHKKEIV, encoded by the coding sequence ATGCTTGCTGAACTCAGAGGCTTAAACGAAGAGTGCGGTGTGTTTGGCATTTGGGGTCATGAAGACGCGGCGCAGATCAGTTATTATGGTCTGCACGCGTTACAACACCGGGGACAAGAAGGAGCCGGTATCGTTACGAAGGAAGGCAAAAAGTTTCATGTGATTAAAGGCGAAGGTCTTGTCAATGAAGTGTTTTCTGGTAATGAGATCAATGATTTAAAAGGAAATTCAGCAATTGGGCAAGTGCGTTATTCTACAGAGAACGGTCGCGGAATCGAAAATGTTCAGCCGCTCGTTTTCCGTTCAACAACTGGAAGTCTTTCGGTCGCTCACAATGGCAACATTGTGAATGCGGTCGAACTACGCGAGCATCTTGAACGTCAAGGTAGTATTTTTCAAACGAATTCTGATACAGAAGTGCTAGCGCATTTAATTAAGAAAAGTAGCGGTTCTTTAACACAGCGTGATCGTGTAAAAAAAGCATTGTCGATGTTAAAAGGTGCTTTTGCGTTTGTCATCTTGACGGATGACGGATTAATGGTTGCGCAGGATCCGAATGGTTTGCGTCCATTATCCCTTGGGAAACTGGGAGATGCTTGGGTCGTAGCATCTGAGACATGTGCGTTCGATCTTATTGGTGCAGAATGGGTTCGTTCGGTAGAGCCGGGAGAACTCATCATTATTAATGATAAAGGTCTTCAGTCGGACCGTTTTGCGAAAGCTGCGGACTCGGCTATGTGCTCGATGGAATATGTCTATTTCGCACGCCCTGATTCGGATATTGATGGTATTAATATTCATTCAGCACGGAAGCGTTGCGGCAAACGACTTGCACGTGAAGTGCATATCGAAGCAGACGTCGTCACAGGTGTACCGGATTCAAGTATTTCAGCGGCTATTGGGTTTTCTGAGGAAAGTGGAATTCCATATGAGTTAGGGCTGATCAAAAGTCGTTATGTCGGGCGAACGTTCATTCAACCAACACAGGAGATGCGTGAAAGAGGCGTGAAGATGAAACTTTCTCCAGTGCGTCAAGTTGTGAACGGTAAAAGAGTCGTCATGGTGGATGATTCGATTGTTCGCGGCACCACGTCTAAAAGGATTGTCAATCTGTTGAAAGAAGCCGGTGCGACAGAAGTTCACGTTGTGATTGCGTCTCCACCGCTTGTCAGTCCGTGTTTTTATGGTGTAGATATCAGTACGGATTCAGAATTGATAGCAACAAATAGGACTGTTGATGAAATCCGAGAGCTTATCGGTGCAGATTCACTGACATTCCTGTCTGCTGAGGGAATGGTCGAAGCCATTGGACGTCCCGATAAAACAAAGAACTGTGGACAATGCCTTGCATGCTTTACAGGAGAATATCCTACAGAAATCTATTCAGATACAGTGTTGCCACATAAGAAAGAAATTGTTTGA
- the purM gene encoding phosphoribosylformylglycinamidine cyclo-ligase — MSKAYENAGVNIEAGYESVERMKSHVARTARKGVTGTFGGFGGMFDLSALNYKEPVLISGTDGVGTKLKLAFMADKHDTIGIDCVAMCVNDIVAQGAEPLYFLDYIALGKAVPEKVEAIVKGIADGCVQSGAALIGGETAEMPGLYEVDEYDLAGFAVGACEKSKVVTGEKVVAGDVLVGIASSGIHSNGYSLVRKIVIEDQGCEIDGLIAGYEDLGTVGNALLTPTKIYAKPVLQMHNELDVHSMGHITGGGFYENLPRMLVDGFGAEIDLGSWPVLPVFKMLKEKGELLDKDLYSVFNMGIGFVVALPEEQANAALKIAAEHGEEAFIIGRVIEGDGVTFTGTHDGSLAE, encoded by the coding sequence ATGTCGAAGGCTTATGAAAACGCAGGTGTAAATATCGAAGCTGGTTACGAGTCAGTTGAACGGATGAAGTCACATGTTGCGCGAACTGCGCGTAAAGGTGTTACAGGAACGTTCGGCGGTTTTGGTGGCATGTTCGATCTATCCGCACTTAACTACAAAGAACCGGTACTTATTTCCGGTACAGACGGTGTTGGTACAAAGTTGAAACTGGCGTTCATGGCAGATAAGCATGACACGATTGGTATTGACTGTGTCGCTATGTGTGTTAACGATATTGTGGCGCAGGGCGCAGAACCTCTTTACTTCCTTGATTACATCGCACTTGGCAAAGCCGTTCCTGAAAAGGTAGAAGCGATTGTTAAAGGAATCGCAGATGGTTGTGTTCAATCTGGTGCAGCATTAATTGGTGGAGAAACGGCTGAGATGCCAGGACTTTACGAAGTCGATGAGTATGACCTTGCAGGATTTGCAGTTGGAGCATGTGAAAAGAGTAAAGTTGTCACGGGTGAAAAAGTTGTTGCTGGAGACGTTCTTGTCGGTATCGCTTCAAGCGGTATTCATTCGAACGGTTATTCACTCGTCCGTAAAATTGTAATTGAAGATCAGGGCTGTGAAATTGACGGTTTGATTGCTGGATACGAAGATCTTGGAACAGTTGGAAACGCACTTCTTACACCGACGAAAATTTATGCGAAACCTGTTCTTCAAATGCATAACGAACTCGACGTCCATTCAATGGGCCATATTACGGGCGGCGGCTTCTACGAAAACTTACCGCGTATGTTGGTAGATGGATTCGGAGCGGAAATTGACCTTGGTTCATGGCCAGTACTTCCAGTATTCAAAATGCTGAAAGAAAAAGGCGAACTGTTGGATAAAGATCTATACAGCGTATTTAACATGGGTATCGGTTTTGTAGTTGCGCTTCCTGAAGAACAAGCGAATGCTGCCCTTAAAATTGCAGCTGAGCACGGGGAAGAAGCATTCATTATTGGACGTGTAATTGAAGGCGATGGCGTCACATTTACAGGGACACATGACGGAAGTCTTGCCGAATGA
- the purN gene encoding phosphoribosylglycinamide formyltransferase produces MNRKVKIAVFASGSGSNFAAIEQACSADELNAEIVLMVTNKPEAFVVERADKVSIPVAAIRPKDFETKDAYEEAILHALRESGAEWLVLAGYMRLVGPVLLMAYPSRIVNIHPSLLPSFPGKDAIGQAVAHGVKVTGVTVHLVDEGMDTGQILAQCAVDVVSGDEDKTAEAIHAVEHGLYKDTLNELFSR; encoded by the coding sequence ATGAATCGAAAAGTGAAGATTGCCGTTTTCGCATCCGGAAGCGGCAGTAATTTTGCAGCAATTGAACAAGCATGTAGCGCAGATGAATTGAATGCTGAAATCGTCCTGATGGTGACAAATAAGCCGGAAGCATTTGTTGTTGAACGTGCTGACAAAGTGAGTATTCCAGTTGCAGCAATACGTCCAAAAGATTTCGAAACGAAAGATGCGTACGAAGAAGCAATTCTTCATGCACTTCGAGAATCCGGGGCGGAATGGCTAGTTCTTGCAGGTTATATGCGTCTTGTTGGGCCGGTCCTATTGATGGCTTATCCTTCTCGCATAGTCAATATTCATCCTTCACTACTGCCTTCGTTTCCTGGAAAAGATGCGATTGGACAAGCGGTTGCGCATGGCGTGAAGGTAACGGGTGTTACCGTTCATCTTGTGGATGAAGGAATGGATACAGGACAAATTCTTGCACAGTGTGCAGTCGATGTTGTCAGTGGAGATGAAGATAAAACAGCCGAAGCGATTCATGCTGTTGAACACGGTTTATATAAAGATACGTTAAACGAACTTTTTAGCCGGTAA
- the purH gene encoding bifunctional phosphoribosylaminoimidazolecarboxamide formyltransferase/IMP cyclohydrolase has translation MKKRALLSVSDKNGILEFAKELESLGYELLSTGGTMKHLADNGVAVTAVDAVTGFPEIMEGRVKTLNPMIHGGLLAKQDNPSHILQMEEHGIQPIDVVCVNLYPFKETISKPDVTNDDAIENVDIGGPAMLRASAKNHAYVTVIVDATDYDQVLTEIKADGKTTLETRRRLAAKVFRHTAAYDALIAGFLTDLTGEEFPEQVTYTYELKQPLRYGENPHQKAAFYSRPLGSDFSIAYAKQLHGKELSYNNIQDANAAIQIIKEFDKAAAVAVKHMNPCGVGTGKTIFEAFNKAYEADSTSIFGGIIALNREVDAATAEKLSGIFLEIIIAPAFTEEAVEILTKKKNIRLMTISFDQNKKDKWNTVSVEGGLLMQEPDAYGFADADIRVATDRQPTEAEWEAMKLGWAVVKHVKSNAIVVTDDNMTLGVGAGQMNRVGAANIALTQAGERAKGAALASDAFFPMDDTVEAAAKAGITAIIQPGGSVKDEDSIKKANEYGITMVFTGVRHFKH, from the coding sequence GTGAAAAAACGTGCATTGCTTAGCGTGTCAGACAAAAACGGTATTTTGGAATTTGCAAAAGAATTGGAAAGTCTCGGTTATGAACTGTTATCAACAGGCGGTACAATGAAACATCTTGCAGACAATGGCGTCGCAGTAACAGCAGTCGATGCAGTAACCGGATTCCCTGAAATTATGGAAGGCCGCGTTAAAACGCTCAACCCAATGATTCACGGAGGACTTCTTGCGAAACAAGACAATCCCTCTCATATCTTACAAATGGAAGAGCATGGCATCCAGCCGATTGACGTTGTTTGTGTTAACTTGTATCCGTTTAAAGAAACGATTTCAAAGCCGGACGTAACCAATGATGATGCAATTGAAAATGTCGATATTGGTGGACCAGCGATGCTTCGTGCTTCAGCGAAAAACCATGCATACGTCACAGTTATCGTAGATGCAACAGATTACGATCAAGTGCTTACCGAGATCAAAGCAGATGGCAAAACGACACTTGAAACGCGAAGACGTCTTGCAGCAAAAGTTTTCCGTCATACAGCAGCATACGATGCACTTATTGCCGGTTTCTTGACTGACCTTACAGGCGAAGAATTCCCTGAGCAGGTTACGTATACATATGAATTAAAACAACCGCTTCGTTATGGAGAAAATCCACACCAAAAAGCAGCTTTCTACAGCCGTCCACTTGGTTCTGATTTCTCAATTGCGTACGCGAAACAATTACATGGCAAAGAACTTTCGTATAACAATATCCAAGATGCGAATGCGGCTATCCAAATCATTAAAGAATTTGATAAAGCAGCTGCAGTAGCGGTAAAACATATGAATCCATGTGGTGTTGGAACAGGCAAAACAATTTTCGAAGCGTTCAATAAAGCATATGAAGCAGACTCGACGTCTATCTTTGGCGGTATAATTGCATTGAACCGTGAAGTTGATGCTGCAACTGCTGAAAAGTTATCGGGTATCTTCCTAGAAATTATCATCGCACCTGCATTCACAGAAGAAGCAGTTGAAATCTTGACAAAGAAGAAAAATATTCGCTTGATGACAATTTCGTTTGATCAAAACAAAAAAGACAAATGGAATACAGTTTCTGTTGAAGGCGGATTGCTTATGCAAGAGCCGGATGCATACGGATTTGCGGATGCAGACATTCGTGTTGCGACTGACCGCCAGCCAACTGAAGCTGAATGGGAAGCGATGAAACTTGGTTGGGCTGTTGTAAAACATGTGAAGTCCAACGCAATTGTCGTGACTGATGACAATATGACACTCGGCGTTGGTGCGGGGCAGATGAACCGTGTTGGAGCAGCGAATATCGCGCTAACGCAAGCAGGCGAACGCGCTAAAGGTGCAGCGCTTGCATCTGATGCATTCTTCCCAATGGATGATACAGTCGAAGCTGCAGCGAAAGCGGGCATTACGGCAATTATTCAACCAGGCGGATCAGTGAAAGACGAAGATTCGATTAAGAAAGCTAATGAATACGGTATTACGATGGTATTTACAGGCGTACGTCATTTCAAACATTAA
- the purD gene encoding phosphoribosylamine--glycine ligase codes for MNILVIGSGGREHAIARQFNVSPSVNKIFVAPGNDGMKNDAECVQIDALDFEALASFAQKNQVDLTFVGPEQPLGEGIVDYFTERGLTAFGPTKAAALIEGSKSFAKELMTKYAIPTAAYGTFTDAEEAKAFIRENGAPIVVKADGLAAGKGVIVAMTLEDALEAVDDMIGNQKFGESSSRVVIEEFLDGEEFSYMSFVHDGQIYPMVVAQDHKRAYDGDRGPNTGGMGAYSPVPQISDAVVKEAYDKVVVPTVEAMAAEGTPFTGILYAGLILTDKGPKVIEFNARFGDPETQVVLPRMASDFGEFMAALMAGKPYDLKWDDKAMLGVVIAADRYPGDVVKGAVLPDLDVLSARDLEVFHAGTKSNGEGFVGNGGRVLLITAKADSLKEAQVEVYKGLSQLEWNGFFYRQDIGWRTFE; via the coding sequence TTGAATATACTCGTTATCGGGAGCGGTGGCCGCGAGCATGCGATTGCCAGACAGTTCAATGTCTCCCCTTCAGTCAATAAAATTTTTGTCGCACCCGGCAATGATGGCATGAAAAATGATGCTGAATGTGTGCAAATCGATGCGTTGGATTTTGAGGCACTTGCTTCATTCGCACAAAAGAACCAAGTAGACCTGACATTTGTCGGCCCTGAACAACCGCTTGGGGAAGGAATTGTTGATTACTTTACTGAACGTGGATTAACAGCGTTCGGTCCGACGAAAGCGGCGGCGTTGATCGAAGGAAGTAAGTCATTCGCTAAAGAGCTGATGACAAAGTATGCTATTCCAACGGCTGCGTATGGAACATTTACCGATGCAGAAGAAGCAAAAGCGTTTATCCGAGAAAATGGTGCCCCAATTGTCGTTAAAGCAGACGGACTTGCAGCTGGGAAAGGTGTTATCGTTGCGATGACGCTGGAGGATGCGCTTGAAGCAGTCGACGATATGATTGGCAACCAGAAATTCGGCGAATCTTCATCACGTGTTGTTATCGAAGAGTTTTTGGACGGCGAAGAGTTCTCTTACATGTCGTTTGTCCATGACGGTCAAATTTACCCGATGGTTGTCGCGCAGGATCATAAGCGTGCTTATGACGGTGATAGAGGACCGAATACGGGTGGTATGGGCGCTTATTCACCCGTTCCGCAAATTTCGGACGCAGTTGTGAAAGAAGCATACGATAAAGTCGTCGTTCCGACTGTTGAAGCAATGGCTGCAGAAGGGACTCCGTTTACTGGTATTTTATATGCCGGTCTCATTTTGACTGACAAGGGCCCGAAAGTGATTGAGTTCAACGCTCGTTTCGGCGATCCTGAAACGCAGGTCGTCCTTCCACGAATGGCGTCTGACTTTGGTGAATTCATGGCTGCACTTATGGCTGGTAAACCGTATGACTTGAAGTGGGATGACAAAGCGATGTTAGGCGTTGTCATTGCGGCAGATAGATATCCAGGAGATGTAGTAAAAGGGGCGGTATTACCTGATCTTGACGTTTTGTCAGCACGTGACTTAGAAGTCTTCCATGCAGGCACAAAATCAAATGGCGAAGGGTTTGTTGGTAATGGGGGACGTGTACTCCTCATTACAGCGAAAGCAGATTCATTGAAAGAAGCGCAGGTTGAGGTTTATAAAGGCTTGTCTCAATTAGAATGGAACGGATTCTTCTACAGGCAGGACATTGGCTGGCGTACGTTTGAATAA
- a CDS encoding LytTR family transcriptional regulator DNA-binding domain-containing protein, whose amino-acid sequence MGLQFTGVEKRLNDSLIFPEFNLHSGSNQVTAIYSSLNVRNTLLQMLTKEIPILNGEIYINDVEISKVTLSDIGFSFLNEGLYERLTVAEQINFYRKLYSADISTATILRKVHLEEKRNVRIKKLSYSEQRRIQFAKLLIQNPEQFIFEEPDQNIDIETQRVLIIMLEELRDKGKSVLILTGNMESAVNLADKVFKLDENGLHEIQIARELEEDIPSILEASAEIDKTEIQPVRFEKIPTKVNEKIVLFDPPEIDYIESNDGQSSLHINGEAFPTMFTMNELEERLQHFGFFRCHRSYIVNLQKVREVITWTRNSYSLILDDEKKSNIPLSKTKMAELKVMLVLK is encoded by the coding sequence ATGGGTTTGCAATTTACTGGCGTGGAGAAAAGATTAAATGATTCACTCATTTTTCCCGAATTTAACTTACATAGTGGTAGCAATCAAGTAACGGCAATTTACTCCAGTCTTAATGTACGTAACACGCTTTTACAGATGCTTACAAAGGAGATACCCATTTTAAACGGCGAAATATACATAAATGATGTCGAGATTTCAAAGGTGACTCTTTCAGACATCGGTTTTTCATTTCTGAATGAAGGGCTATATGAGCGTTTAACGGTTGCTGAACAGATCAATTTTTACCGTAAACTTTATAGCGCAGATATATCTACTGCAACGATTTTACGAAAAGTTCACCTTGAAGAGAAGCGAAATGTAAGGATAAAGAAATTATCTTACTCGGAGCAAAGACGGATCCAATTTGCGAAGCTCCTCATTCAAAATCCTGAGCAGTTCATATTTGAAGAACCCGACCAAAACATCGATATCGAAACACAGCGCGTATTAATTATTATGCTGGAAGAGCTACGTGATAAAGGGAAAAGTGTACTAATATTAACGGGGAATATGGAGAGCGCAGTCAATTTAGCGGATAAGGTTTTTAAGTTGGATGAAAACGGTTTGCATGAAATTCAAATAGCTAGGGAACTTGAAGAGGACATTCCTTCAATTTTGGAAGCGAGCGCTGAAATAGATAAAACAGAAATACAACCAGTCCGATTTGAAAAAATACCTACGAAGGTAAATGAGAAAATTGTTCTCTTTGATCCACCTGAAATTGATTATATTGAAAGTAACGATGGACAGTCTTCACTCCATATTAACGGGGAAGCATTTCCAACTATGTTCACGATGAATGAGCTTGAAGAACGATTGCAGCATTTCGGATTTTTCCGTTGCCATCGTTCCTATATCGTAAACCTTCAAAAAGTTCGCGAGGTAATTACATGGACACGGAACAGTTACAGTCTCATTCTAGATGATGAAAAAAAGTCGAATATCCCACTGTCAAAAACAAAAATGGCTGAATTGAAAGTGATGTTGGTCCTGAAATAA
- a CDS encoding ABC transporter permease, with product MTFSMKRVNAIFQKDFKDISRNSSVSVTVPIPLVLAFFLGEMSDDISIVAHYMIINFSMVIVGAFVQCCLIAEEKEKNTLRGLMLSPASTLEILSGKSLLSLIATMMIIIIGAMLSGYKSDNVVIIASAILLTSLFFIGLGTLLGLLAKSVMEASVIILPFMLVFGFGSMATMFADKYPILKAMGYTPNAQLTDIAVKVESGIGFGGVWLNFGIIALWILGIFVLTIIVFKKKRID from the coding sequence ATGACTTTTTCAATGAAACGCGTAAATGCTATCTTTCAGAAAGACTTCAAGGATATTTCAAGAAATTCATCTGTCTCGGTTACGGTGCCTATACCGCTTGTTCTAGCATTTTTTTTGGGCGAGATGAGTGATGATATTTCGATTGTTGCACATTATATGATCATCAATTTCTCAATGGTCATTGTTGGGGCGTTTGTTCAGTGTTGTTTAATAGCTGAAGAGAAAGAGAAGAATACGCTGCGCGGGTTAATGTTGTCACCTGCTTCGACATTGGAAATACTCAGTGGGAAAAGTTTGTTAAGCTTGATAGCGACGATGATGATTATAATAATTGGGGCTATGCTGTCCGGCTATAAATCGGATAATGTAGTCATCATAGCAAGTGCAATCCTATTAACCAGTTTGTTTTTCATCGGTTTGGGGACACTTCTCGGCCTACTTGCTAAATCAGTTATGGAAGCTTCTGTGATTATTCTGCCCTTTATGCTTGTATTCGGATTTGGATCAATGGCTACGATGTTTGCAGACAAATACCCTATATTGAAAGCGATGGGTTATACGCCGAATGCACAACTTACGGACATTGCAGTCAAGGTTGAAAGTGGAATTGGATTTGGCGGAGTTTGGTTGAATTTTGGCATCATTGCACTTTGGATTCTCGGTATTTTTGTTTTAACAATTATTGTGTTCAAGAAAAAAAGAATAGATTGA
- a CDS encoding class I SAM-dependent methyltransferase: MTDKMQFDKEMAAEYDRGVRRTLPTYDSMFKLVQAYLRANITQQESVLIIGAGGGNELATLGPTNPAWTFTAVDPAPPMLDFARMKAIDLKIDDRVEFIEGTVDDVTEEKLFGAATCMLVLHFIEDIDEKRILLKKIRHHLSPGAPFVMASMYGNPSDPSFNELFALWKAYWLDSTNLTETEVNEMEKTVRKLSFIPEEEIVLLLREAGFGNIAKFFTTNMFGGWICKAE, encoded by the coding sequence ATGACCGACAAGATGCAGTTTGATAAAGAGATGGCCGCAGAATATGACAGAGGAGTGCGCCGAACGTTGCCTACCTACGATTCGATGTTCAAACTTGTACAGGCTTATCTTCGAGCAAACATAACACAACAAGAAAGTGTATTGATAATTGGAGCGGGTGGCGGCAATGAACTTGCTACGTTAGGACCAACTAATCCCGCGTGGACATTTACAGCAGTAGATCCCGCACCACCAATGCTTGATTTCGCGCGAATGAAAGCAATTGACTTGAAGATAGATGACCGTGTGGAATTCATCGAAGGAACTGTCGATGATGTAACAGAAGAGAAACTGTTCGGGGCTGCAACCTGTATGCTCGTCCTCCATTTCATTGAAGATATCGATGAAAAAAGGATCCTATTGAAAAAGATCCGACATCATCTATCACCTGGTGCTCCATTCGTTATGGCGTCCATGTACGGGAACCCGAGCGACCCCTCATTTAATGAGCTATTCGCTCTATGGAAAGCGTACTGGTTGGATTCAACAAATTTAACTGAAACAGAGGTAAATGAAATGGAGAAAACAGTAAGGAAGCTTTCCTTTATTCCTGAAGAGGAGATTGTACTTTTGCTAAGGGAAGCTGGATTTGGGAACATCGCTAAGTTCTTCACGACGAATATGTTTGGTGGGTGGATTTGTAAGGCGGAGTAG
- a CDS encoding adenine deaminase C-terminal domain-containing protein has translation MWEPKEIKDQLHMIDGKKAPDLIITNAEYLHSIYKKWVTGNIWIAGDRIVYAGKEMPVMTEGAEIFDATGKKIVPGYIEPHVHPFQLYNPRTFADYASRLGTTTFISDNLILFMSLDNETSFGLLDELNKLPFSFYWWARFDSQTILQKEAELFNLASIKEWIERPEVLVGGELTGWPRLMTGEPNMVASVNAAKIGGKKIEGHFPGASERTLARMRLLGTDGDHEAMTIEEVEARLLHGYGVTLRYSSIRPDLPHLLKDIVAKELNVFDHLMMTTDGSTPSFHLDGVMDKCIRAALEAGVPPIDAYQMASYNVARYYDMTDLHGFIATGRFATLNILEDEYNPVPTDVLSKGKWLKRENESTEPFPTIDWSFVEAFAPNFELDESDFIFDNPVGIEMLNDVITKPYNVTIDTKVDKLADDHDESFLMLLDRNGKWHVNTIIKGFATGIQGFASSYSNTGDIILIGKDKKEMHNAFKEIKRIGGGMVLSENGGIVATLPLAIGGGLSAEPVQKLIEQEIELKKALADRGYTKGDAVYTLLFLQSTHLPYIRITQMGLYDVMKKEMIVPVTGR, from the coding sequence ATGTGGGAGCCTAAAGAAATAAAAGACCAACTACATATGATCGACGGCAAGAAGGCGCCGGACCTCATTATTACTAATGCAGAATATTTACATTCAATCTATAAAAAATGGGTGACAGGCAACATTTGGATTGCTGGCGATCGGATTGTGTACGCCGGGAAGGAAATGCCGGTAATGACAGAAGGCGCCGAAATCTTCGATGCTACAGGGAAGAAAATTGTTCCTGGTTATATTGAACCGCATGTTCATCCGTTTCAATTGTACAACCCGCGGACGTTTGCAGATTATGCATCGCGGCTTGGGACAACGACATTCATTTCGGATAATCTTATATTATTCATGTCTCTTGATAACGAAACATCGTTTGGGCTGCTTGATGAGTTAAATAAATTACCGTTTTCATTTTACTGGTGGGCACGGTTTGATTCACAGACGATTCTACAGAAGGAGGCTGAATTGTTTAATCTAGCTTCTATTAAAGAGTGGATTGAACGTCCAGAAGTATTGGTGGGCGGAGAGTTGACGGGTTGGCCACGGCTCATGACAGGGGAACCCAATATGGTCGCCTCTGTAAATGCTGCAAAAATAGGGGGCAAGAAAATAGAAGGGCATTTCCCTGGTGCCTCTGAGCGGACGTTGGCACGGATGCGTCTTCTTGGAACAGACGGTGATCATGAAGCGATGACGATAGAAGAGGTAGAGGCACGGCTACTGCACGGGTATGGAGTGACCCTACGCTATTCATCCATTCGTCCGGATCTTCCACATTTATTAAAAGACATTGTTGCCAAAGAATTAAATGTGTTTGATCACTTGATGATGACGACGGACGGATCGACGCCTTCATTTCACCTCGATGGCGTAATGGATAAATGTATCCGTGCTGCGCTTGAAGCGGGGGTTCCGCCAATTGATGCATACCAGATGGCATCTTATAACGTTGCGCGCTATTATGATATGACCGATTTACACGGATTCATTGCGACAGGTCGTTTTGCAACGCTAAATATTCTGGAGGATGAGTACAATCCAGTGCCGACGGATGTTTTATCCAAAGGAAAATGGTTGAAACGTGAAAATGAATCGACGGAACCTTTCCCAACCATTGATTGGTCGTTTGTTGAAGCGTTCGCACCGAATTTCGAACTTGATGAATCGGATTTCATATTTGACAATCCGGTTGGTATCGAAATGCTTAACGATGTCATTACAAAACCGTATAATGTGACGATTGACACAAAGGTCGATAAACTTGCGGATGATCACGATGAAAGTTTCCTTATGCTTCTCGATAGAAATGGAAAATGGCATGTCAATACAATTATTAAAGGGTTCGCAACAGGAATTCAAGGCTTTGCGTCTTCGTATTCAAATACAGGGGATATTATCTTAATCGGCAAAGATAAAAAAGAAATGCACAATGCCTTTAAGGAAATTAAACGAATCGGTGGCGGTATGGTGCTCTCGGAAAACGGTGGTATCGTCGCGACTCTTCCACTGGCAATCGGTGGCGGTTTATCGGCAGAACCGGTTCAAAAATTGATTGAGCAGGAGATAGAATTGAAAAAGGCACTGGCAGATCGTGGTTACACGAAAGGCGATGCAGTCTATACGTTGCTTTTCTTGCAATCAACACATTTACCGTACATACGCATCACACAGATGGGGCTGTACGATGTTATGAAAAAAGAAATGATTGTTCCGGTAACCGGAAGATAG